The following DNA comes from Spirulina major PCC 6313.
GGGGTTTAAAACGGCAAAGAAGCGATCGTATTCAGGGGCGATCGCTTCAAAGTTTAATAACCAAATCTGGATCGGTGCGGCCATTACTCCCGCGAAGATAACGCCATCACAATCCGCAGAATATACAAAAACAGCAGTGCAACGGACGCAAAGAGTTCTAAGGATGCCGCCACATATTGATCAGTGCGGTAATGGTGCATCACTTTTGATGTGTCATAAAGAATCGCCGCCGAGGCAAAGACCACCATGACCGAGGAAAAGAGCAGCCCCAATTGAAAGCCAAAAAGAAAACTACAAATGATCACCCCGATCGCAATAAACCCGCCGATTTTTAAAATCCCACCGAGGAACGTGAAATCTTTTTTGGTTGTAAAGGCCACCAGTGTTAATCCCCCGAACAGCAGCAGCGTTAAGATTCCGGCGGTGGGGATGACGGTGGGATCATAAAATGTGGCGGCCATGTAGAGCAACGGTGCGAAAAAGACCGCCTGAGCCACCGCATAAAGACCAAGTCCCATATATTGCTGATTGATCGATTCGGTTTTCGTGGCGAGTTCGCGGGCATACCACCCGACTAGGGAAAAGATTGCTATCAAAGCAAACCCGCCAATCATGCCGGTCGCAATCAGCAGGTTAAACAAGACTTCTGCGATGCCGGTGGTAAAGAGGAAGAATTCAACGACAATGAACCCACCGATCGCAGCGGCGAGATGGGCGTAGGTTTTTTGGATAAATTCGGCCCGCTGATCGGGGCGTTTCTGGGCGACGACAATCATAGACCAATCCTTGAATGTGGAGGATATCAAACGAAACAAGATAGCTACCCCTATGATAGCGATCCGGTTTTTCCGTTCACAAAATCAGGATGGTTGGCGTTCTGGGATGGGCTGGATTAGACTCCAAAAGAGCACCATTGTAGGGAAGACTATGGATGATGTTTTGCGCGGGGGAATTGAGCAACGACAGCAAGGCGATTTTACTGGGGCGATCGCTACCTTTACCGCAATTCTCCAAGACTATCCCGACCTGGCGGCGGCCTATGGTCAACGGGCGATCGCCTATTTTGATGCGGGTCAACTCCACGGCGCGATTTCCGACTATACCCAAGCCCTCGCCCTCGATCGCGACAACCCGAAACTGTATTACGGTCGGGCGGTGGTGCGGTTGGCGTTGGGGAATATTCCCGGTGCGCAACAGGATGTGGAGGCGGCGATCCAGCGCGATCGCACCGATGCGGCATCCCATGAACTCCAAGGCACGCTCTACCGTAAACAGGGCAATGTGACAGGGGCGATCGCTAGTTTTAAAACCGCTGCGGATCTCTATCTCAAGGCTAAAGATGCCCCTGCCTGTCGTCGCTGCCTCGACAAGATCACCCCCCTGAAGCCCAAATCCGCCGCCCCACCGCCGGTTAACAGTCCCGCAACTCCCACCTCCCACCCTGCCGCCCTGATCTACCCGCAACTGATCGCCCGCATTGAAGCCGGGGAAGCGGAAACGGTGCGGCAGGAATTGGATTGGTTGCTGCACAATGGGGCGGAGGATGGCAACGCCTATCGCTGTCGAGGCTGGGCGCAGCATTATTTATCGCAGTCTTTCGCGGCACTGTCGGATCTGAATCGGGCGATTCAACTCAACCCCCAGGATGCGATCGCCTTCTGTTATCGGGGCCAGGTGCGGTGTCAGTTGGGCGAGACGGGGGGCGCGTTGGCAGATCTAGAGGCGGCGTTGGCGTTGAACCCAAACGCGGCGGGGTTCTGGGTGGCGAAAGGGGATATCTACCACGCCCAACAGGCCCACGGCGACGCGATCGCAGCCTATACCCACGCCCTCGAACTCGATCCCCACAGTGCGATCGCCTACGTCCACCGCGCCCAAGCCCAGATTAAACAGGAAAACCTCCGCCCAGCCTGCGACGACTACCAACAGGCCGCCAGTTTATACTGCCAACAGGAAGATTGGCCCCGCTATCAAGCCATCCTCGACCACCTCAAAACCCTCCAAGGCGCGGGGCTTTCCTCTTCAGCCCCACAACCGGACACGCCCCGCCATCAAGCCCTCCTAGCCCTGGTGGGGGGCCAGTGGGGCATCGCGGAGCGGCTAATTCAGCAGGCCAAAGCGGAGTTTCCGGGCCGTTCGGAGGTGTGGTATTTGGAAAAAGTGATCGCGGATCTAGAGCGCGATCGCCCCTAGAGGGTGTCATCAGAAGCGAGCTAGAAGCTCGCACTACAGAGAATTCCAACAATGGTAGTGTGAGCCTCTGGCTCACTCATACTCGATCCAGGTTCGCAACTTGAGTCTGTATTTGATCCCTCTCTTCGTCAGGGCAGCGAGCTAGAAGCTCGCACTACAGAGGAGGACAGATCCGCTCCCTATTCCACTTGCCAACGGGTTTGTAGATCTGCAAGCCACTGTTGACGGAGTTGGGGATCTGAGGGTTGATCTCGTTGCAGCACGATCACCCCATCTTGATAACGGGTAATGCCATAATTGTCCTGAATCCGAGCTTCGAGCCAGGGGGCAAATTGACGGAGGCGATCGCGATCGTCCACAAAGGCCACCTCATACTGTGCCAACTGGTGCAAATCCGCCACGATATACTCCACATCCACCACCTCACCCGCATCATTACGCAGTTGCCACGCGGGCAAACTTAACATTTCCCGCCGACTGGACAGATGGGGCACGATCGGATTCGTGGCTGAGACACTGGCCGTCGGCGGAATCTCCCGCAAGACGGCGTTGATCTGGGCAGCATGGGGCCATTGCGTCCAGGGCTGGACGGCAACCCAGGGCTGGACGGAATCCGGAATCAGCCAGGACAGGGCACGGTGGGGGTTTGCGGTAATGGTGAACAGGATCGATAAGCCGATACAGGCGATCCAGGCTTGGCGAAACCATTGTTTTTTGGCGGCGTTGGGATGGGCAGACCACCAGAGAATCGCACCGTAAAAAATCCCCGGCACGACATTGAGGGCAAACCGCATACTTAAGGACAAGGCCCAGGGATCATCACGCAGGAACAAGATCAGCAAGGGGCAGCCCATCAGTACCCAGGCCGAGGGGGAGATCAGGGGGATGAGGGCGAGGGGGAGGGCTTGGTCAATTAGGTAGTTGAGCGTGCCGCCGAGGGGGGTAAACATTTGCTGGAGGACAATGAGCGGGTTGCTGATCATGCCCCAGAGGACGGCGAGGCTGGAGGTGCTGTCGCCGTCGATGTAGGGGGCGAATTGATCGACGAGAAAGCGTTCGCCCACATCGGCGGAAAAGAGGGGCATGATGTAGGTGGTGACGGCGATCGCATAGGCAAAACTCACCCCACAGGTGACTAATCCCACCGCCATCTGCCGCCGACTGGCGATCAGATACAGCCCCACACTAAACAGCAAAATCCCCGCATCTTCGCGCACCGCCAATACCAACATCCCACAGATCCCAAACCAAAGCCAGGCCCGTTTTTCCAGGGCTAAAAACAACCCAAACATGAATAAGGGCAGTTGGCAGAGGTCTTGGAAGTTGCCGAGGGTGGGGCTGGCAACGGCGCGACTGGCGTAGAAACTGACCATGATCAGGGTGGCGAGGCGGGGGGAGAGGCGTTGCCTCGCCAGTTGATAGAGGACAAGACCGGCGGCGGTGACGATGCCGACGGCAATCAGGAGTAGGGCGGTGGAGTTGCGGGCGATCGCATAGATGGGAACCCACAGCAGCAACGCCGGGGTGAAATGTTGCCCCAAGCGATGGTAGCCCACCTCCGCCACGGGCAACGAGATCGACTCCATCGCCGACAGCGAGCTTTGAAACCAACGCCCATGACTGCTATTCCAAAACACTTGGTTAAAAATACCTTGGTCAAAGGAGGTATAGGAGGGCAGATAGCTATGGTGACGATGGAGCACCAACAGCGCCATGATGCTGAAGAAGAGACCCGCTGCGATCGCACTGCCTCGACTAAAAGATTGCACCCAGACGTTTAGCTTTTGAGGCAATTGCACCATAGGAACCAGTGGAAATGATTAATAAAGAGCAGCCAAACCGAGGCCCATCAACGCCCCAACTCTCAAAGCCGGGCAAGCCTCACTCCCCAAACGGGCGATGGATTGATCAACCTTTCCCATTAAATCAAGCCTTGGCCCTCTTGCGGGGTGATCTGCTGAATTCTGACATCCTGTCGTTGGGATTCTGTCTGTGGCCGCTCCTGTGCAAAAATGGGGAACAGACTTCATGCTCAGACTGAAACATTTTTTGCCCCATGATGGGTCAGACGCTCATCCTGCTGGCATTTGCTCAACCCAAGGAGGAAAACACTGTCTATGAACGTTGGCGATCGCATCCGTGTTAAAGAATCAGTGGTGGTCTATCATCACCCTGAACATAAAAAAGCAGCCTTTGATATTAAAGGCCTCGAAGGCGAAATCATCGCCATCATTACCGAATGGCAAGGGAGACCCGTCAGCGCCAACTTTCCCATCCTCGTCAAATTTGAAAAGAAATTTCGCGCCCATCTCCGCGAAGATGAAGTGGAAGCCCTCTAATTCACGATTCACCGTTTTGTCTCGGCGGTGGCTCCGTTTGACGCTGGCACACTCTCAATCCTAACGGCTGACCCCTAGTGATGGATGCGCACCAATTGAGAGGGGCGCGATCGCCTCACCGTCGTCCCCGCACAAACCAGCCAAACACATTCCAATCCCCCCGCATTCGCGCCAACTCCTGCCGATGTTGCGCCGCCGTCGCCCGATACCAACGACAATAGTCCTGAAAATCATCCCGATACGCCACCTCATGGCGAAACTCCTGCGCCAATTGATGGGGCGCGAAAAACTCAGCCGGGGGCGGGGCCGGCACAATGAAGTGAAACGATTCAGCCATGGGCTACACAGTCTTGGATTCCAACCCCTCTAGCTTAGCCAGAATCGCCGCCGTGGGAGACAACAATTCCCCGCCCCATTCCCTTGCTGCTTGCCATTCAGATCGCCGATCAAGGCAAACCCTATAATACATTCAGGCTTTCTGAACCTCACATTCCTATGACAGCAACGCCCCTTGCGCCCACTGATCTACGGCTGCTCAGCACTGCGGACTATCATCAGATGGCAGCGGTGGGGATTTTAGCCGAGGACGAACAGGTTGAACTGATTAACGGACAAATCATTCAAAAAATGCCCAAAGGCCCCGCCCACAGTGCATTATGCAAAATTCTGGAAAAATTACTAGAGCAGCACCTCGGCGCACAGGGACTCGTGCGCGTCCAAGATCCGCTCACCCTCGATCGCTATTCAGAACCAGAACCGGATCTTGCGGTGGTCAAACCCCGCCCTGATTTCTATGCTCAGCAACACCCCCAGCCAGAGGACGTTTACCTAATCGTCAAAGTAGCAGATTCAACCTTAGACCGGGACTTGACAGTAAAGGCCAATCTCTACGCAGCGGCAGGAATCGCCGACTATTGGGTGCTGAATGTGTCTGCCCAGCAATTACACATTTTCCGCAACCCCCAAGCCGATGGCTATCAACAGCAACTCATTCTCAAAGGCCAAGAAACCATCGATATTTCCGCCTTTCCCAATCACGAACGCATCTCAGTACAAGCCTGTTTCGGCTCGCTCTTTCGTCGCTGAGTTTTTAAGTGTTTGGAACGGATTGGCGCGATCGCGTTCAGGATGATGATTCGGTTACGTTCTCTGTTGGTTGGGTTCTCACCCACTGCCGCAAGGCTCTTACCATGGCATTGTCATCCTGTTCTCGCTCGGCAAGCTCAAGCCATTGTTGAATAATTTCTGCTGTCACCAGGGGGAATGTCGGTGAGCGATCGCACTCTCGATATTCAGATAGTCCATCTACGGTGACAAGTTGATAAAACTGAATGGTTGTTTGGGTCGCTCTCCACACTTCCCCAACCCCCAGATCTTGATAGATTTGCAACCGACGGCTCGAAGAACTATAAATATCGACTTCAATAATCAGGTCGGGCGGTGGAGCGATCGCTAAATCGATTGTCTTGCCTCGAACTTTGGCGGCATTTTGGATATAAAACCCAGCGTCGGGTTCTGCGCCTTTTTGTAGGTCTTCCCGATTGAGTGTTACTGAACCCACACCCCGAATGGGCAGGTCAAGTTCTTCAGTGAGAGCTGTAACAATGCGTTCAAGTAGATGTTTAAGAATCTCGTGAATATCGGAGGGCATGATAATTTCTAAGCTGCCGCGATCGTAGGCAAGACGAGTGGATCGCCCACTGCCTAAGTCGGCTAATAATGCTTGATAAGTTGACCAACTCACATTAGGCAGCAGGATTCGCTGGGTGGTTTGTTCAAGGAGATTTTTTGTGAGAGTGTGCGATCGTGTCATGAAGACCTTAAAACTATTGTATTTCTTTCACTGCGAGCCTAAATTTCGCATTAGATTCTTTGAAATAATTTAATTGGCTTCTTACATTCCAAATAAAATTTTCCTCTGTTCGATTATTATTCACTCCATATTCGCCTAAAAATATGTATACATTGTGTGCATGCGCAATCATGGTTTGAAATTCCTGATCAACACGTTTACACTCATATGGAGAAAGACCTATATCAGTACCCTTATAATATATTTCTGTTGCTTTCTCATAATCTTCACTCAAAATATTTAATAGTGTTTCAAAGTCATATTCTTTTTCGTCGTATTTTCCAAGTATTGACTCAGCATCAGATAATAAATCACAAATTTCATTTGTAAGCTCAAGAACTTGCTTGACAAAGTCTTCTTTATTAATTGTATTTTTATCATTAACCTGAGACCAAGTTAAGTAACTATAATTCCACTTAACCTTAATTCTGTTGGATATCTCTTCTCCACCTATTGAACTTGGTTCACCGCCTAGAGGAATGTTTTCTGAGAACCATTCCGTCTGACAGATAAAGTTATTGTTACTTTCATCCTCTGCTGAAGGATATATAAACAACCAAACAACGTGTGCTGGTTTATTGTGCCAATACTTTTGAGTTATTTGATTTCGATAGTATTTGTAGTCAATGGCTTTGATAGTAAGACTCTTTATAAGATCAATGATTTCTGACTGAGTATGTTCTTTATTTAAGATTACTCGTAATGAATATCTTTTTGCCAATCTATGACTTAAATCTTTAACATGAAAAATCGTATAATCTTTGTGAGTTGTGAGTTTATTGACTAAACGTTTCAGGTCTACATCCATACCAGGATTTATTCGCTGGTTTTCTGGCACCATAATTTTCCATCCTTGACCAGTGGGTATTACGTTTTCTGATTTGATAGCTTGCCAGTAAGAAATACGGGTTTCTGGGTTGTGTAAAATAATCAAAACAGGCAAAGAATGCTTTATCCAGTATTCTAGATGTTCACTATCTCCTCTAAATATAAAACCTTGCGATTTTGATTCTTGAAACCAAGAAATACCTGTTTTTATTTGCAAGGCTATTAACTTTCCTGTGACTGTTTTTCCCTCTACAAATTCAATTTGTGCATCAATTCCATAATCACTTATTGGTTGTTCTCTAAAAATATACCCTGCTCTTTCAAATTGTTCTCCAACAGCCTGGACACCGATTCTATCTGTTGTTGAATTATGATGTATTTTCATAAGGTATAGGGTAAATATTGTTTATCAAATCAGGGTGTCAAGTTTTTTTGATTTTTCAGGGTATGTCACCACGCTACCTTAGATTATCAGGTAAATTTGAGTAAAGTCCCTGACTGGCTAGAGCTTGACGCAACTGAAACCGCCTATCCTTATTCATTTTTAGCAAAAATAATTTTGGTGTGTCCTGTTGTGTAGGCACGGATTTTTAGGAAGCTCATAAGGGTATTCATTGGTCGTGTTGTTATGAGTTGTTGAGTGGGTAATATTTATAGAATATTGATTTAGTTCTCTCCGTATCTAATTATTACGTTCTGGTAAAAATTCACTTAAAGCGATCGCACCCCATTTTTGTCCCGCAATCACCACCGAAACCACTCCCGTTTCGTCTAGGGTTTCAGACTGTTGATAGTCCGATCGCCCCTCTTGAGTGATGGGGTTGGTGTAAATTGTTAAACTCCGTTCCGGTAAATTAATCAGCCAATAACACGGGATCTGGGCCTCCGCATAAAGCTGTTTTTTGAGGGTACGGTCGCGCTCCAATGTTGTATCCGCAATCTCAACGACTAAACCCAAATCGGCCCCGCTTGGATGGCGATCGCTGTAGTCGCGAGGGTTACCCTGAACGATCATCAGGTCTGGTTCTGGCTCACTGGTTGCGAGAGTGATGGGTTCCTGGCTATCGGTGTACCAACCTTCGGGCGTGACGGCTTCCAGGAGAGTGCGAAGGAGTTTGGTCACGAGCCGATGAGGGGGTTTTTTGGGCATTTTTAGAGTAAGGAGGCCATCGAGCAACTCCACGCGATCGCCAGCCGTGAGAATCCCAGTAGCGATCATTTGGTGGTACTGCTCAATGCTTAATCGCCAAATGGGTTCGGTTGGGATGGTTGCGAGGGGTGTTTGAGGGGCGGGCATGGTCGGCTCAGGAGATCCTGCATCGATTTTAAAGGTTTACGCTCAAGCACGGGTGTTGCGACTGGGGGGATATTCGCCTTGGGTGAAGCGATCGCACCATTGCCCCACTTTCCACCAGGCGAAGGCCGTGATGGCGATCGCGCCTGAGATTGCACCCGTTAACCCTAAGGGTGCAGTGATGGTTGCAATGGGGAGAGCAACCCAAAGGAGGAGGAGTGCGATCGCGCAAGCTTGGCGAATCCGTTTGAACCGCTGCAACGCGGTGCGGCAACTTTGGCACTGTTCCGTGTGGGAATGGTAGCGTTCTAAGAGAAATTCATGGCGCAATTCCGGCGGATCAAACGTCGTATCGGGGAACGGTTCGCCGTGATTTTCCACCCAGCGACGATAGGCCGACACAAAGCGGTCTGATCCGGTGGGGAGATAGCAGGTTTGGGCGTAGTTGGCTTGGGATTTTTCCAGTTCGCGTTCTTGGATGTGGAGGAAAATTTGGTCATCTTCGAGGATGCCCATTTGGTTCAAGTGGGAAAACCAGCGGGGCGTGAACTTAAACACAAAGCGCGGTACAGCCGATTTAAACCGGAACGGCAGCCGCACCAACGCTCGACACTTTCCCTTCGCGATCGGCGTTGCATAGAGAACCGTCATCACCTGACCAAAGGGGCTTTCGGCAATGTCGTGCCACATCAAGCCCGGCGCAATGAAGGTGGTTTTTTGGGAACCGAGTTTGCCTCGGCGCGGGCCTTCGGGCCAAGCTCCCGTAAAACCGGATTTTTCCACAGCACTGACTTCGAGGTCAAATTCTTTGGCGTTGGCGCGGTTGCCAACGCGGGGGTGATGGGTGAAGGACACATGGCTGGTGTCGAGGACGTTTTCGAGGAGCGTCGTCACATCGTAGGGCAGGTCGCGGGCAACATCTACCATCACCCATTCGGATTCGTTGTGGTCGAGGGGGGTGACGCGGGGGATGGGTGTTGTGGGGGCGTTTTCGGGTTGACCGGCGTAGACGAAAAGCATCCCCTGGACGACTTCGCTGGGGTAGTGACGGATGGCGGCGCGGGGGCTGTGGTGGGCGGTTCCATGTTCGGGCTGGAAGGGAATGCGATCGCACGCTCCCGTTTCGGTAAAGGCCCAGCCATGATAGGGACATTCTAAGCAGCCATCTTCGGTGATCCGCCCTTCGGACAATGCCGCGAGACGATGGGAACAGCGATCGCTCAACACCACCCACTGCTCTGTTTTTTCCTGCCACCAAATCACCAAGGGTTGCTCTAACAGGACAAACCGGGTCGGGCGCGATCGGTCTAAATCCCCAACAAACTGCACCGGATACCACGCCTCATCCCAATCGAAGGGGTCAAGGGAGGCGAGTTCAGAAGACGAGGCCGGGGATAATGCGTCTGATACCATGGAACACTTTCAGCAGAACAGGAACAAAGGGACTGCCCCAGTGAGCAGCCTTCCCCTTAGCTTAACGAATCTTTACAACTCAAGCCTCAAATCAAGCCAGTCTCCTGGTTAAAATGCGTCTCTTCTCCCCGTTTGCCCTTCCCCTCGATCCCCTCCACTGTTCATCTTGTTAGGTTGCGGGCAATAGATACAGCCCCGGTTTAGCATCAGCCGGGGGTGATTTTTCAAGGAATTCTAGATAGTGCAATAATTTTGGTCATCAATCAGACCGAGCTGATCAGCATCTAAATTGCATTGACTGAGTTTCCTTTATTTTTGATAGTCCGATGCCACTTAGTCACTAGTTCTTTCTCATTTAGTAATTTATGCAACAAAATCTCTAACTCTTGAATCGAATCAAAAAATCGGTTCGCGATAAATTCTTTCGCTGAATGCCACACCAGTTCTATCAAGTTGTAGTCTGGACTGTACTCTGGTAAGAACTCGATCATTAAATTCGGTATCTCTTTTTTGATTTTTGATCAAAACTCTTTTGTTTTATGGTAAATATTCAGGTCATGATAATTTGGCTGTAA
Coding sequences within:
- a CDS encoding Bax inhibitor-1/YccA family protein encodes the protein MIVVAQKRPDQRAEFIQKTYAHLAAAIGGFIVVEFFLFTTGIAEVLFNLLIATGMIGGFALIAIFSLVGWYARELATKTESINQQYMGLGLYAVAQAVFFAPLLYMAATFYDPTVIPTAGILTLLLFGGLTLVAFTTKKDFTFLGGILKIGGFIAIGVIICSFLFGFQLGLLFSSVMVVFASAAILYDTSKVMHHYRTDQYVAASLELFASVALLFLYILRIVMALSSRE
- a CDS encoding tetratricopeptide repeat protein, with product MDDVLRGGIEQRQQGDFTGAIATFTAILQDYPDLAAAYGQRAIAYFDAGQLHGAISDYTQALALDRDNPKLYYGRAVVRLALGNIPGAQQDVEAAIQRDRTDAASHELQGTLYRKQGNVTGAIASFKTAADLYLKAKDAPACRRCLDKITPLKPKSAAPPPVNSPATPTSHPAALIYPQLIARIEAGEAETVRQELDWLLHNGAEDGNAYRCRGWAQHYLSQSFAALSDLNRAIQLNPQDAIAFCYRGQVRCQLGETGGALADLEAALALNPNAAGFWVAKGDIYHAQQAHGDAIAAYTHALELDPHSAIAYVHRAQAQIKQENLRPACDDYQQAASLYCQQEDWPRYQAILDHLKTLQGAGLSSSAPQPDTPRHQALLALVGGQWGIAERLIQQAKAEFPGRSEVWYLEKVIADLERDRP
- a CDS encoding DUF2079 domain-containing protein — protein: MVQLPQKLNVWVQSFSRGSAIAAGLFFSIMALLVLHRHHSYLPSYTSFDQGIFNQVFWNSSHGRWFQSSLSAMESISLPVAEVGYHRLGQHFTPALLLWVPIYAIARNSTALLLIAVGIVTAAGLVLYQLARQRLSPRLATLIMVSFYASRAVASPTLGNFQDLCQLPLFMFGLFLALEKRAWLWFGICGMLVLAVREDAGILLFSVGLYLIASRRQMAVGLVTCGVSFAYAIAVTTYIMPLFSADVGERFLVDQFAPYIDGDSTSSLAVLWGMISNPLIVLQQMFTPLGGTLNYLIDQALPLALIPLISPSAWVLMGCPLLILFLRDDPWALSLSMRFALNVVPGIFYGAILWWSAHPNAAKKQWFRQAWIACIGLSILFTITANPHRALSWLIPDSVQPWVAVQPWTQWPHAAQINAVLREIPPTASVSATNPIVPHLSSRREMLSLPAWQLRNDAGEVVDVEYIVADLHQLAQYEVAFVDDRDRLRQFAPWLEARIQDNYGITRYQDGVIVLQRDQPSDPQLRQQWLADLQTRWQVE
- a CDS encoding ferredoxin-thioredoxin reductase variable chain, whose amino-acid sequence is MNVGDRIRVKESVVVYHHPEHKKAAFDIKGLEGEIIAIITEWQGRPVSANFPILVKFEKKFRAHLREDEVEAL
- a CDS encoding Uma2 family endonuclease — protein: MTATPLAPTDLRLLSTADYHQMAAVGILAEDEQVELINGQIIQKMPKGPAHSALCKILEKLLEQHLGAQGLVRVQDPLTLDRYSEPEPDLAVVKPRPDFYAQQHPQPEDVYLIVKVADSTLDRDLTVKANLYAAAGIADYWVLNVSAQQLHIFRNPQADGYQQQLILKGQETIDISAFPNHERISVQACFGSLFRR
- a CDS encoding Uma2 family endonuclease, which encodes MTRSHTLTKNLLEQTTQRILLPNVSWSTYQALLADLGSGRSTRLAYDRGSLEIIMPSDIHEILKHLLERIVTALTEELDLPIRGVGSVTLNREDLQKGAEPDAGFYIQNAAKVRGKTIDLAIAPPPDLIIEVDIYSSSSRRLQIYQDLGVGEVWRATQTTIQFYQLVTVDGLSEYRECDRSPTFPLVTAEIIQQWLELAEREQDDNAMVRALRQWVRTQPTENVTESSS
- a CDS encoding DUF4365 domain-containing protein → MKIHHNSTTDRIGVQAVGEQFERAGYIFREQPISDYGIDAQIEFVEGKTVTGKLIALQIKTGISWFQESKSQGFIFRGDSEHLEYWIKHSLPVLIILHNPETRISYWQAIKSENVIPTGQGWKIMVPENQRINPGMDVDLKRLVNKLTTHKDYTIFHVKDLSHRLAKRYSLRVILNKEHTQSEIIDLIKSLTIKAIDYKYYRNQITQKYWHNKPAHVVWLFIYPSAEDESNNNFICQTEWFSENIPLGGEPSSIGGEEISNRIKVKWNYSYLTWSQVNDKNTINKEDFVKQVLELTNEICDLLSDAESILGKYDEKEYDFETLLNILSEDYEKATEIYYKGTDIGLSPYECKRVDQEFQTMIAHAHNVYIFLGEYGVNNNRTEENFIWNVRSQLNYFKESNAKFRLAVKEIQ
- a CDS encoding Uma2 family endonuclease — its product is MPAPQTPLATIPTEPIWRLSIEQYHQMIATGILTAGDRVELLDGLLTLKMPKKPPHRLVTKLLRTLLEAVTPEGWYTDSQEPITLATSEPEPDLMIVQGNPRDYSDRHPSGADLGLVVEIADTTLERDRTLKKQLYAEAQIPCYWLINLPERSLTIYTNPITQEGRSDYQQSETLDETGVVSVVIAGQKWGAIALSEFLPERNN
- a CDS encoding Rieske 2Fe-2S domain-containing protein, whose translation is MVSDALSPASSSELASLDPFDWDEAWYPVQFVGDLDRSRPTRFVLLEQPLVIWWQEKTEQWVVLSDRCSHRLAALSEGRITEDGCLECPYHGWAFTETGACDRIPFQPEHGTAHHSPRAAIRHYPSEVVQGMLFVYAGQPENAPTTPIPRVTPLDHNESEWVMVDVARDLPYDVTTLLENVLDTSHVSFTHHPRVGNRANAKEFDLEVSAVEKSGFTGAWPEGPRRGKLGSQKTTFIAPGLMWHDIAESPFGQVMTVLYATPIAKGKCRALVRLPFRFKSAVPRFVFKFTPRWFSHLNQMGILEDDQIFLHIQERELEKSQANYAQTCYLPTGSDRFVSAYRRWVENHGEPFPDTTFDPPELRHEFLLERYHSHTEQCQSCRTALQRFKRIRQACAIALLLLWVALPIATITAPLGLTGAISGAIAITAFAWWKVGQWCDRFTQGEYPPSRNTRA